From Alienimonas californiensis, a single genomic window includes:
- a CDS encoding ABC transporter ATP-binding protein, producing the protein MTTPEPPADLAFDDPPACPQPPAPRGSGEPVVDATGLTKTYRDGWFGRTKVHALRGVSFRVERGEIFGLLGPNGAGKTTLIKVLLGICRKSGGTATVLGCPAGAREARCRIGYLPEGHRLPRHLTANTALDYYGGLSGLSGADVKRRRGDLLRLVGLSKWGDTNVRKFSKGMQQRLGLAQAMLHDPDLLILDEPTDGVDPVGRADIRKVLGELKARGKTVFLNSHLLQELEMVCDRAAILRNGEVRGIGNMDELRGGGEQISLRVLGAEKAVRAALVGARLGDVPLRPLGADADGRGRFTVELAEADQPRIDAAVDALRAAGVSLHSLVRTKPSLEDAFLRAVADDPTADGVRQAGGVTE; encoded by the coding sequence GTGACGACGCCCGAACCGCCCGCCGACCTCGCCTTCGACGATCCGCCCGCCTGCCCGCAACCGCCAGCCCCGCGGGGGAGCGGCGAGCCGGTCGTGGACGCGACGGGCCTCACCAAGACCTACCGCGACGGCTGGTTCGGCCGGACGAAGGTGCACGCCCTGCGGGGGGTGAGCTTCCGGGTGGAGCGAGGGGAGATCTTCGGCCTGCTGGGGCCGAACGGGGCGGGGAAGACCACGCTGATCAAGGTGCTGCTGGGCATTTGCCGCAAGTCCGGCGGCACGGCGACAGTGCTCGGCTGCCCCGCCGGCGCCCGGGAGGCCCGCTGTCGGATCGGCTACCTGCCGGAGGGCCACCGCCTGCCGCGGCACCTCACCGCGAACACCGCCCTCGATTACTACGGCGGCCTGTCCGGCCTCTCCGGCGCCGACGTAAAGCGACGCCGCGGCGACCTGCTGCGGCTGGTCGGCCTGTCCAAATGGGGCGACACGAACGTCCGCAAGTTTTCCAAGGGCATGCAGCAGCGGCTCGGCCTCGCCCAGGCGATGCTGCACGACCCGGACCTGCTGATCCTCGACGAACCCACCGACGGCGTCGACCCGGTCGGCCGGGCCGACATCCGCAAAGTGCTGGGCGAACTGAAGGCCCGCGGGAAGACGGTGTTCCTCAACTCCCACCTGTTGCAGGAACTGGAGATGGTCTGCGACCGGGCCGCGATCCTGCGGAACGGGGAGGTCCGCGGGATCGGCAACATGGACGAACTCCGCGGCGGCGGGGAGCAGATCTCCCTGCGGGTTCTGGGGGCGGAAAAGGCCGTGCGAGCGGCGTTGGTCGGGGCGCGGCTGGGCGACGTGCCGCTGCGGCCGCTGGGGGCCGACGCCGACGGCCGCGGCCGCTTCACGGTGGAACTCGCGGAGGCGGACCAGCCGCGGATCGACGCCGCCGTCGACGCCCTGCGGGCGGCCGGGGTGAGCCTGCACTCGCTGGTCCGCACCAAACCGTCGCTCGAAGACGCCTTCCTGCGGGCCGTCGCCGACGACCCCACCGCCGACGGCGTCCGTCAGGCCGGCGGCGTGACGGAATGA